A part of Anolis carolinensis isolate JA03-04 unplaced genomic scaffold, rAnoCar3.1.pri scaffold_10, whole genome shotgun sequence genomic DNA contains:
- the inpp5b gene encoding type II inositol 1,4,5-trisphosphate 5-phosphatase isoform X1, with protein MVRSSQVLVQEAAQGAPVHAFGLRETLIRSRLLQREEAYTHLQSYRFFVGSYNVNGQSPKENLQPWLSQDPDPPDVYCVGFQELDLSKEAFFFNDTPKEEEWFRAVTESLHPGAKYAKIKLVRLVGILLLLYVRTELAANISEVEAETVGTGIMGRMGNKGGVGIRFKLHNTSICLVNAHLAAHAEECERRNQDFRDISARMLFGQLESGLPALTIAKHDVVLWLGDLNYRLEEQDVERVKKLVEARDFRTLQQHDQLKRQMEAKAVFEGFTEGEITFQPTYKYNPGCNDWDTSEKCRVPAWCDRILFKGRSVSQLSYRSHPALKISDHKPVSACFDVGVKVVDEELYRQVFEDIVRSLDKMENDSIPSVTLSKREFFFRDVKYMQLQVETFSIRNGPVPCQFAFINKPDEESYCKQWLTANPSKGFLLPDSEVMVELELFVNKSTAPALNSGEDRLEDILVLHLDRGKDYFLSVLGNYLPSCFGTSLHALTFMREPIQEMSPDTIRELSLRPLKSTDSETFWDEKPLDIPKELWMMVDHLYRHASQQEDLFQQPGLRSEFEQIRDCLDTGLIDMLVGSNHSVAEALLLFLESLPEPVICSNLYDNCLECADSYILSTQVRQMALGVGSSLGHRVHGHLSTQWLPALSSSSQVVSTLPRCHRNVFSYLMAFLRELLRHSAKNHLDVNILASLFGGLLLRPPPGHPKPGIAEKRQAQQFIRQFLLREGVTL; from the exons ATGGTGCGCTCCTCTCAGGTGCTGGTGCaggaggcggcgcaaggggcacCCGTCCATGCTTTTGGGCTGAGGGAGACTCTCATCCGCTCCCGACTCCTGCAAAGGGAGGAGGCCTACACCCACCTCCAGAGCTACAG GTTTTTTGTCGGTTCCTACAACGTGAATGGCCAGTCGCCCAAAGAGAACCTCCAGCCCTGGCTGAGTCAAGACCCTGACCCCCCTGACGTTTACTGTGTGGG CTTCCAGGAGCTGGACCTGAGCAAGGAAGCCTTTTTCTTCAATGACACCCCAAAAGAAGAGGAGTGGTTCCGAGCCGTGACAGAGAGCCTTCATCCGGGGGCAAAGTACGCCAAG ATCAAACTGGTGCGCCTGGTGGGGATCTTGTTGCTGCTGTATGTGAGGACGGAGCTGGCGGCAAACATCTCTGAGGTGGAGGCAGAGACAGTTGGCACCGGCATCATGGGGAGGATG GGCAACAAGGGTGGGGTGGGCATCCGCTTCAAGCTCCACAACACCTCAATCTGCCTGGTCAACGCCCACCTGGCTGCCCATGCAGAGGAGTGCGAGAGGCGCAACCAGGACTTCCGCGACATCAGTGCCCGCATGCTCTTTGGGCAGCTGGAATCCGGACTCCCTGCCCTCACCATCGCCAAGCACGA TGTGGTCTTGTGGCTTGGGGACCTGAACTACAGGCTGGAGGAGCAGGATGTGGAGCGGGTCAAGAAGCTGGTGGAAGCCAGGGACTTCCGCACCCTTCAGCAACATGACCAG TTGAAGCGTCAAATGGAAGCGAAGGCAGTCTTTGAAGGTTTCACAGAGGGAGAGATTACCTTCCAGCCCACATACAAGTACAATCCAGGCTGCAATGACTGGGATACAAG TGAGAAGTGCCGTGTCCCCGCCTGGTGCGACCGGATCCTCTTCAAAGGGAGGAGTGTTTCCCAGCTGAGCTACCGAAGCCACCCAGCCCTGAAGATCAGTGACCACAAGCCTGTCAGTGCCTGCTTTGATGTTGGG GTGAAGGTGGTGGACGAGGAGCTGTATCGCCAAGTTTTTGAGGACATTGTGCGCTCCTTGGACAAAATGGAGAATGACAGCATCCCCTCTGTCACTCTCTCCAAGAGGGAG TTCTTTTTCAGGGACGTGAAGTACATGCAGCTCCAGGTGGAGACCTTCTCCATCCGCAATGGGCCCGTTCCCTGTCAGTTTGCATTCATCAACAAGCCAGATGAAGAGagctattgcaagcaatggctgaCAGCAAACCCCAGCAAGGGCTTCCTCTTGCCAG ACTCTGAGGTGATGGTTGAGCTGGAGCTCTTTGTGAATAAATCAACAGCCCCGGCCTTGAACTCCGGGGAGGATCGGCTGGAAGATATCTTGGTGCTTCATCTTGATCGGGGCAAGGATTACTTCCTGTCTGTTTTGGGGAACTACTTGCCCAGCTGCTTTGGCACCTCACTGCATGCACTCACCTTCATGAGAGAGCCCATCCAAGAGATGTCACCAGACACCATCCGGGAACTG AGCCTGCGGCCACTGAAATCTACAGACAGTGAGACCTTTTGGGATGAGAAGCCCTTGGACATCCCCAAggagctgtggatgatggtggaCCACCTCTACCGCCACGCCTCCCAACAG GAAGACCTGTTCCAGCAGCCGGGTCTGCGGTCTGAATTTGAACAAATCCGCGATTGCCTGGACACTGGATTGATAGACATGCTGG TGGGCAGCAACCATTCTGTGGCTGAAGCGCTGCTCCTCTTCCTGGAGAGCCTCCCTGAGCCGGTCATCTGCTCCAACCTCTACGACAACTGCCTGGAGTGTGCTGACAGCTACATCCTGAGCACGCAGGTGAGGCAGATGGCCCTGGGGGTGGGGTCAAGCCTGGGTCACAGAGTGCATGGCCACCTCAGTACACAATGgctccctgccctttcctcttcctctcaGGTGGTGTCCACTCTGCCCAGGTGCCACAGGAATGTCTTCAGTTACCTGATGGCTTTCCTACGGGAGCTGCTCCGACATTCTGCAAAAAACCACTTGGACGTGAATATTCTGG CCAGCCTCTTTGGGGGCCTCCTGCTGCGCCCCCCTCCTGGGCACCCCAAGCCCGGCATTGCAGAGAAGCGTCAGGCCCAGCAGTTCATCCGGCAGTTTCTCCTGCGGGAAGGAGTTACCCTGTGA
- the mtf1 gene encoding metal regulatory transcription factor 1 translates to MGEHSPEDVIYYVVEDDEEEDEEEDALLKLMGQNGLAPSSPRMVYDRTTVLIEQDRAPLEGEEEDEEEEEEGPGPEALSFLPEGHDDRFQALMASHEGVSQGYVQHIISPDQIHLTIHPGSTPMPRNIEGATLTLQSECPETKLKEVKRYQCTFEGCPRTYSTAGNLRTHQKTHRGEYTFVCNQEGCGKAFLTSYSLKIHVRVHTKEKPFECDVQGCEKAFNTLYRLKAHQRLHTGKTFNCESEGCSKYFTTLSDLRKHIRTHTGEKPFRCDHDGCGKAFAASHHLKTHVRTHTGERPFFCPSNGCEKTFSTQYSLKSHMKGHDKGLSYTLLSNTNLSEDTNHSLCLSDLSLMSTDSELRDNLNPGQDLSAIPPASIFMFQSPEPAASQEDCHPADSLIEDFAGDAEPDSSVPPVEASTPSLSLPLVLQLGISEPPTPVPPAAPVAGGPPQGAYGTPTPLLLAPEVPASNHTSFAANPQDFLQHIQAPTAQPAEVGFPVAAGPTPPAPPAPPATVSVAAAAAAAATSEVQAVPLGGSSVLAGSPTITLTPSQSTALLQSSIVMGEQNLQWILNGATGVPQNQEQMPQAPVLEKVFFTAALPVSGNAGSSVQQIGLSLPVIIIKQEEACQCQCACRDSAKEKAAAASAASSTSDNSSNSCPSSSSVGGLPAALATSTPSAGSLPPVAAFETSALLGGNPLDSPQNQSLSAMYVSDFLSLQSPSESPSALIPLEALLQGVEEEGDGALEPRGGFPK, encoded by the exons ATGGGGGAGCACAGCCCAGAGGATGTCATCTACTATGTAGTGGAGGACgatgaagaggaggacgaggaggaggacgcGTTGCTGAAGCTGATGGGCCAGAATGGCCTGGCGCCGTCCTCACCCCGGATGGTCTATGACCGGACCACCGTCCTCATTGAGCAGGACCGGGCCCCGCTGGAGggcgaagaggaggacgaggaagaagaggaggaggggcccGGCCCAGAGGCTTTGTCTTTCCTGCCGGAGGGCCACGATGACCGCTTCCAGGCCCTAATGGCCAGCCACGAAGGCGTCTCCCAGGGCTATGTGCAGCATATCATTTCCCCGGACCAGATCCACCTGACCATCCACCCTGGCTCCACTCCCATGCCACGCAACATCGAAGGGGCCACCCTCACGCTGCAGTCTGAGTGCCCCGAGACCAAGCTGAAGGAG GTGAAACGCTACCAGTGCACCTTTGAGGGCTGCCCTCGCACTTACAGTACTGCGGGCAACCTCCGCACCCACCAGAAGACGCACCGGGGGGAGTACACCTTTGTGTGCAACCAGGAGGGCTGCGGGAAGGCCTTTCTCACATCCTACAGCCTCAAAATCCATGTCCGAGTCCACACCAAGGAGAAGCCTTTCGAGTGCGATGTTCAGGGTTGCGAAAAGGCCTTCAATACACTGTACAG GTTGAAAGCCCACCAGAGGCTCCACACGGGGAAGACGTTTAACTGTGAATCGGAGGGTTGCAGCAAGTACTTCACCACACTCAGTGATTTGCGGAAACATATtcggactcacactggagagaagccaTTCAG GTGTGACCACGATGGCTGCGGAAAAGCTTTTGCTGCAAGCCACCACCTGAAGACGCATGTCAGGACACACACTG GCGAGAGACCCTTCTTCTGCCCCAGCAATGGCTGTGAGAAGACTTTCAGCACACAGTACAGCCTCAAGAGCCACATGAAGGGACATGACAAAGGGCTCTCCTACACCTTGCTTTCCAATACCAACCTCTCGGAG GACACAAACCACTCTCTCTGCCTGAGTGACCTGAGCCTCATGTCCACAGATTCAGAACTGCGGGATAATTTGAATCCA GGCCAAGACCTGAGCGCCATCCCACCAGCAAGCATCTTCATGTTCCAGAGCCCAGAGCCGGCTGCCAGCCAGGAGGATTGCCACCCAGCAG ACTCCTTGATTGAAGATTTTGCTGGCGATGCAGAGCCGGACTCTTCTGTCCCTCCTGTCGAGGCCTCCACCCCGTCGCTCTCCCTGCCACTGGTCCTGCAGCTGGGCATCTCTGAGCCTCCCACTCCAGTGCCTCCTGCTGCTCCTGTGGCTGGTGGCCCTCCTCAAGGGGCCTACGGCACACCCACCCCCCTCCTCCTGGCCCCTGAAGTGCCTGCCTCTAACCACACGTCATTTGCAGCCAATCCCCAGGACTTCCTGCAGCACATCCAGGCGCCCACTGCTCAGCCGGCCGAAGTGGGGTTCCCTGTGGCTGCAGGGCCTACACCGCCTGCTCCGCCTGCCCCTCCTGCCACCGTGagtgtggctgctgctgctgccgctgctgccaCCAGCGAAGTCCAGGCGGTACCCCTGGGGGGAAGCTCTGTGCTGGCTGGCAGCCCCACCATCACCCTGACACCCTCCCAGAGTACGGCCCTCCTGCAGTCCAGCATCGTCATGGGAGAACAGAACCTCCAATGGATTTTGAATGGGGCCACTGGGGTGCCCCAGAACCAGGAGCAAATG CCCCAGGCTCCGGTGCTGGAGAAGGTCTTCTTTACAGCTGCCCTGCCCGTCTCTGGCAATGCAG GGAGCTCCGTACAGCAGATCGGCCTGAGCCTCCCTGTGATCATCATCAAGCAGGAGGAGGCCTGCCAGTGCCAGTGCGCCTGCCGCGACTCCGCGAAGGAAAAAGCTGCTGCCGCCTCTGCTGCCAGCAGCACCAgtgacaacagcagcaacagctgcCCCTCCTCATCCTCTGTGGGGGGCCTGCCTGCTGCCCTGGCCACCAGCACCCCCTCTGCTGGGTCGCTTCCCCCAGTGGCTGCGTTTGAGACGAGCGCTCTGCTGGGGGGGAACCCTTTGGACTCCCCCCAGAACCAGTCCTTAAGTGCCATGTATGTCTCTGACTTCCTCTCCCTCCAGAGTCCTTCCGAGAGCCCCTCTGCCCTGATCCCGCTCGAGGCCCTGTTGCAAGGGGTGGAAGAGGAGGGGGACGGGGCACTGGAACCCAGAGGCGGCTTCCCCAAGTGA
- the inpp5b gene encoding type II inositol 1,4,5-trisphosphate 5-phosphatase isoform X2 gives MVRSSQVLVQEAAQGAPVHAFGLRETLIRSRLLQREEAYTHLQSYRFFVGSYNVNGQSPKENLQPWLSQDPDPPDVYCVGFQELDLSKEAFFFNDTPKEEEWFRAVTESLHPGAKYAKIKLVRLVGILLLLYVRTELAANISEVEAETVGTGIMGRMGNKGGVGIRFKLHNTSICLVNAHLAAHAEECERRNQDFRDISARMLFGQLESGLPALTIAKHDVVLWLGDLNYRLEEQDVERVKKLVEARDFRTLQQHDQLKRQMEAKAVFEGFTEGEITFQPTYKYNPGCNDWDTSEKCRVPAWCDRILFKGRSVSQLSYRSHPALKISDHKPVSACFDVGVKVVDEELYRQVFEDIVRSLDKMENDSIPSVTLSKREFFFRDVKYMQLQVETFSIRNGPVPCQFAFINKPDEESYCKQWLTANPSKGFLLPAPALNSGEDRLEDILVLHLDRGKDYFLSVLGNYLPSCFGTSLHALTFMREPIQEMSPDTIRELSLRPLKSTDSETFWDEKPLDIPKELWMMVDHLYRHASQQEDLFQQPGLRSEFEQIRDCLDTGLIDMLVGSNHSVAEALLLFLESLPEPVICSNLYDNCLECADSYILSTQVRQMALGVGSSLGHRVHGHLSTQWLPALSSSSQVVSTLPRCHRNVFSYLMAFLRELLRHSAKNHLDVNILASLFGGLLLRPPPGHPKPGIAEKRQAQQFIRQFLLREGVTL, from the exons ATGGTGCGCTCCTCTCAGGTGCTGGTGCaggaggcggcgcaaggggcacCCGTCCATGCTTTTGGGCTGAGGGAGACTCTCATCCGCTCCCGACTCCTGCAAAGGGAGGAGGCCTACACCCACCTCCAGAGCTACAG GTTTTTTGTCGGTTCCTACAACGTGAATGGCCAGTCGCCCAAAGAGAACCTCCAGCCCTGGCTGAGTCAAGACCCTGACCCCCCTGACGTTTACTGTGTGGG CTTCCAGGAGCTGGACCTGAGCAAGGAAGCCTTTTTCTTCAATGACACCCCAAAAGAAGAGGAGTGGTTCCGAGCCGTGACAGAGAGCCTTCATCCGGGGGCAAAGTACGCCAAG ATCAAACTGGTGCGCCTGGTGGGGATCTTGTTGCTGCTGTATGTGAGGACGGAGCTGGCGGCAAACATCTCTGAGGTGGAGGCAGAGACAGTTGGCACCGGCATCATGGGGAGGATG GGCAACAAGGGTGGGGTGGGCATCCGCTTCAAGCTCCACAACACCTCAATCTGCCTGGTCAACGCCCACCTGGCTGCCCATGCAGAGGAGTGCGAGAGGCGCAACCAGGACTTCCGCGACATCAGTGCCCGCATGCTCTTTGGGCAGCTGGAATCCGGACTCCCTGCCCTCACCATCGCCAAGCACGA TGTGGTCTTGTGGCTTGGGGACCTGAACTACAGGCTGGAGGAGCAGGATGTGGAGCGGGTCAAGAAGCTGGTGGAAGCCAGGGACTTCCGCACCCTTCAGCAACATGACCAG TTGAAGCGTCAAATGGAAGCGAAGGCAGTCTTTGAAGGTTTCACAGAGGGAGAGATTACCTTCCAGCCCACATACAAGTACAATCCAGGCTGCAATGACTGGGATACAAG TGAGAAGTGCCGTGTCCCCGCCTGGTGCGACCGGATCCTCTTCAAAGGGAGGAGTGTTTCCCAGCTGAGCTACCGAAGCCACCCAGCCCTGAAGATCAGTGACCACAAGCCTGTCAGTGCCTGCTTTGATGTTGGG GTGAAGGTGGTGGACGAGGAGCTGTATCGCCAAGTTTTTGAGGACATTGTGCGCTCCTTGGACAAAATGGAGAATGACAGCATCCCCTCTGTCACTCTCTCCAAGAGGGAG TTCTTTTTCAGGGACGTGAAGTACATGCAGCTCCAGGTGGAGACCTTCTCCATCCGCAATGGGCCCGTTCCCTGTCAGTTTGCATTCATCAACAAGCCAGATGAAGAGagctattgcaagcaatggctgaCAGCAAACCCCAGCAAGGGCTTCCTCTTGCCAG CCCCGGCCTTGAACTCCGGGGAGGATCGGCTGGAAGATATCTTGGTGCTTCATCTTGATCGGGGCAAGGATTACTTCCTGTCTGTTTTGGGGAACTACTTGCCCAGCTGCTTTGGCACCTCACTGCATGCACTCACCTTCATGAGAGAGCCCATCCAAGAGATGTCACCAGACACCATCCGGGAACTG AGCCTGCGGCCACTGAAATCTACAGACAGTGAGACCTTTTGGGATGAGAAGCCCTTGGACATCCCCAAggagctgtggatgatggtggaCCACCTCTACCGCCACGCCTCCCAACAG GAAGACCTGTTCCAGCAGCCGGGTCTGCGGTCTGAATTTGAACAAATCCGCGATTGCCTGGACACTGGATTGATAGACATGCTGG TGGGCAGCAACCATTCTGTGGCTGAAGCGCTGCTCCTCTTCCTGGAGAGCCTCCCTGAGCCGGTCATCTGCTCCAACCTCTACGACAACTGCCTGGAGTGTGCTGACAGCTACATCCTGAGCACGCAGGTGAGGCAGATGGCCCTGGGGGTGGGGTCAAGCCTGGGTCACAGAGTGCATGGCCACCTCAGTACACAATGgctccctgccctttcctcttcctctcaGGTGGTGTCCACTCTGCCCAGGTGCCACAGGAATGTCTTCAGTTACCTGATGGCTTTCCTACGGGAGCTGCTCCGACATTCTGCAAAAAACCACTTGGACGTGAATATTCTGG CCAGCCTCTTTGGGGGCCTCCTGCTGCGCCCCCCTCCTGGGCACCCCAAGCCCGGCATTGCAGAGAAGCGTCAGGCCCAGCAGTTCATCCGGCAGTTTCTCCTGCGGGAAGGAGTTACCCTGTGA
- the airim gene encoding AFG2-interacting ribosome maturation factor, whose amino-acid sequence MAVTSLQDKPRPSEEEAGLGTTFPVRPRGRREGGKKAEGRMPCEALHSALRKAFRGVQEQYGAWKGTLAAVAPLLDSLSSLAEQAQALQVADLDRSPLRPFPGLRGRLQTKHRAAAEVLLANLQQKMLPELQKARDTMGTQVTGIFLLCEAPKAELGLESLFQRQPLCPSLADMLEWLLDIERLYHQIYLEAKLLLLQIRYENLAGMQALPKAWEQVMQHSRQQQGTVEDALLKVSFFLEEAA is encoded by the exons ATGGCTGTGACGTCACTCCAGGACAAGCCACGCCCATCGGAGGAAGAGGCAGGGCTGGGGACTACATTTCCCGTCAGGCCCCGGGGGCGgcgagaaggagggaagaaggcgGAAGGCAG GATGCCCTGCGAGGCCCTGCACTCTGCCCTGCGCAAGGCCTTCCGAGGGGTTCAGGAGCAGTATGGGGCCTGGAAGGGGACCCTGGCAGCCGTGGCCCCGCTCCTGGACTCCCTGAGCAGTCTGGCAGAGCAGGCGCAGGCCCTTCAGGTGGCAGACCTGGACCGGAGCCCCCTGCGCCCCTTCCCTGGACTCCGGGGGCGGCTGCAGACCAAGCACCGGGCGGCTGCAGAGGTCTTGCTGGCCAATCTCCAGCAGAAGATGCT cCCTGAACTGCAGAAGGCCAGGGATACCATGGGCACCCAGGTGACTGGCATCTTCCTGCTCTGCGAGGCACCAAAGGCTGAGCTGGGCCTGGAGAGCTTATTTCAACGCCAACCGCTCTGCCCCTCGCTGGCTGACATGTTGGAGTGGCTGCTGGACATTGAGAGGCTCTACCACCAAAT ATACCTGGAGGCCAAGCTGCTCCTTCTGCAGATCAGGTATGAGAACCTGGCAGGGATGCAAGCCCTTCCCAAGGCCTGGGAGCAAGTCATGCAGCACAGCCGGCAGCAACAAGGCACAGTGGAGG ATGCCTTGCTGAAGGTCTCTTTCTTCCTGGAAGAAGCTGCCTGA
- the inpp5b gene encoding type II inositol 1,4,5-trisphosphate 5-phosphatase isoform X3 produces MVRSSQVLVQEAAQGAPVHAFGLRETLIRSRLLQREEAYTHLQSYRFFVGSYNVNGQSPKENLQPWLSQDPDPPDVYCVGFQELDLSKEAFFFNDTPKEEEWFRAVTESLHPGAKYAKIKLVRLVGILLLLYVRTELAANISEVEAETVGTGIMGRMGNKGGVGIRFKLHNTSICLVNAHLAAHAEECERRNQDFRDISARMLFGQLESGLPALTIAKHDVVLWLGDLNYRLEEQDVERVKKLVEARDFRTLQQHDQLKRQMEAKAVFEGFTEGEITFQPTYKYNPGCNDWDTSEKCRVPAWCDRILFKGRSVSQLSYRSHPALKISDHKPVSACFDVGVKVVDEELYRQVFEDIVRSLDKMENDSIPSVTLSKREFFFRDVKYMQLQVETFSIRNGPVPCQFAFINKPDEESYCKQWLTANPSKGFLLPDSEVMVELELFVNKSTAPALNSGEDRLEDILVLHLDRGKDYFLSVLGNYLPSCFGTSLHALTFMREPIQEMSPDTIRELSLRPLKSTDSETFWDEKPLDIPKELWMMVDHLYRHASQQEDLFQQPGLRSEFEQIRDCLDTGLIDMLVGSNHSVAEALLLFLESLPEPVICSNLYDNCLECADSYILSTQVVSTLPRCHRNVFSYLMAFLRELLRHSAKNHLDVNILASLFGGLLLRPPPGHPKPGIAEKRQAQQFIRQFLLREGVTL; encoded by the exons ATGGTGCGCTCCTCTCAGGTGCTGGTGCaggaggcggcgcaaggggcacCCGTCCATGCTTTTGGGCTGAGGGAGACTCTCATCCGCTCCCGACTCCTGCAAAGGGAGGAGGCCTACACCCACCTCCAGAGCTACAG GTTTTTTGTCGGTTCCTACAACGTGAATGGCCAGTCGCCCAAAGAGAACCTCCAGCCCTGGCTGAGTCAAGACCCTGACCCCCCTGACGTTTACTGTGTGGG CTTCCAGGAGCTGGACCTGAGCAAGGAAGCCTTTTTCTTCAATGACACCCCAAAAGAAGAGGAGTGGTTCCGAGCCGTGACAGAGAGCCTTCATCCGGGGGCAAAGTACGCCAAG ATCAAACTGGTGCGCCTGGTGGGGATCTTGTTGCTGCTGTATGTGAGGACGGAGCTGGCGGCAAACATCTCTGAGGTGGAGGCAGAGACAGTTGGCACCGGCATCATGGGGAGGATG GGCAACAAGGGTGGGGTGGGCATCCGCTTCAAGCTCCACAACACCTCAATCTGCCTGGTCAACGCCCACCTGGCTGCCCATGCAGAGGAGTGCGAGAGGCGCAACCAGGACTTCCGCGACATCAGTGCCCGCATGCTCTTTGGGCAGCTGGAATCCGGACTCCCTGCCCTCACCATCGCCAAGCACGA TGTGGTCTTGTGGCTTGGGGACCTGAACTACAGGCTGGAGGAGCAGGATGTGGAGCGGGTCAAGAAGCTGGTGGAAGCCAGGGACTTCCGCACCCTTCAGCAACATGACCAG TTGAAGCGTCAAATGGAAGCGAAGGCAGTCTTTGAAGGTTTCACAGAGGGAGAGATTACCTTCCAGCCCACATACAAGTACAATCCAGGCTGCAATGACTGGGATACAAG TGAGAAGTGCCGTGTCCCCGCCTGGTGCGACCGGATCCTCTTCAAAGGGAGGAGTGTTTCCCAGCTGAGCTACCGAAGCCACCCAGCCCTGAAGATCAGTGACCACAAGCCTGTCAGTGCCTGCTTTGATGTTGGG GTGAAGGTGGTGGACGAGGAGCTGTATCGCCAAGTTTTTGAGGACATTGTGCGCTCCTTGGACAAAATGGAGAATGACAGCATCCCCTCTGTCACTCTCTCCAAGAGGGAG TTCTTTTTCAGGGACGTGAAGTACATGCAGCTCCAGGTGGAGACCTTCTCCATCCGCAATGGGCCCGTTCCCTGTCAGTTTGCATTCATCAACAAGCCAGATGAAGAGagctattgcaagcaatggctgaCAGCAAACCCCAGCAAGGGCTTCCTCTTGCCAG ACTCTGAGGTGATGGTTGAGCTGGAGCTCTTTGTGAATAAATCAACAGCCCCGGCCTTGAACTCCGGGGAGGATCGGCTGGAAGATATCTTGGTGCTTCATCTTGATCGGGGCAAGGATTACTTCCTGTCTGTTTTGGGGAACTACTTGCCCAGCTGCTTTGGCACCTCACTGCATGCACTCACCTTCATGAGAGAGCCCATCCAAGAGATGTCACCAGACACCATCCGGGAACTG AGCCTGCGGCCACTGAAATCTACAGACAGTGAGACCTTTTGGGATGAGAAGCCCTTGGACATCCCCAAggagctgtggatgatggtggaCCACCTCTACCGCCACGCCTCCCAACAG GAAGACCTGTTCCAGCAGCCGGGTCTGCGGTCTGAATTTGAACAAATCCGCGATTGCCTGGACACTGGATTGATAGACATGCTGG TGGGCAGCAACCATTCTGTGGCTGAAGCGCTGCTCCTCTTCCTGGAGAGCCTCCCTGAGCCGGTCATCTGCTCCAACCTCTACGACAACTGCCTGGAGTGTGCTGACAGCTACATCCTGAGCACGCAG GTGGTGTCCACTCTGCCCAGGTGCCACAGGAATGTCTTCAGTTACCTGATGGCTTTCCTACGGGAGCTGCTCCGACATTCTGCAAAAAACCACTTGGACGTGAATATTCTGG CCAGCCTCTTTGGGGGCCTCCTGCTGCGCCCCCCTCCTGGGCACCCCAAGCCCGGCATTGCAGAGAAGCGTCAGGCCCAGCAGTTCATCCGGCAGTTTCTCCTGCGGGAAGGAGTTACCCTGTGA
- the yrdc gene encoding threonylcarbamoyl-AMP synthase: MRCRAAAGAAMKMLRVARPSPRAEGGVVAAEEASSSSAACLAASALRGGGLVALPTDTVYGVACLAEDSRALEALYRLKGRDPGKPLAVCLPDLDVLHRFCKVQVPEGLLQDLLPGPVTLVLERSEALNPDLNPFTPLVGVRIPNHWFARELARICAAPLALTSANPSHKGSTLDVTEFQELWPHLSLVVDGGPLGDTHSPESRLGSTVVDLSVPGKFRVIRPGCALSQTLDILVVKYGLTLEPPGS, from the exons ATGCGGTGCCGGGCGGCGGCGGGAGCGGCGATGAAGATGTTGCGGGTGGCGCGTCCCTCTCCGCGGGCGGAAGGCG GCGTCGTGGCGGCAGAGGAAGCCTCCTCCTCGTCGGCGGCCTGTTTGGCGGCGTCCGCGCTACGCGGAGGCGGCCTGGTGGCGCTGCCCACGGACACCGTCTACGGCGTGGCCTGCCTGGCCGAGGACTCTCGGGCGCTGGAGGCCCTCTACCGCCTCAAGGGCCGCGATCCCGGCAAGCCCCTCGCCGTCTGCCTCCCGGACCTGGACGTCCTGCACAG GTTCTGCAAGGTCCAGGTTCCGGAGGGGCTGCTGCAGGACCTTCTCCCGGGCCCTGTGACGCTAGTCCTGGAGCGCTCCGAGGCCCTCAACCCGGATCTCAACCCCTTCACCCCG CTGGTGGGCGTTCGCATCCCCAACCACTGGTTTGCCCGGGAACTGGCCAGGATCTGCGCGGCCCCCCTGGCCTTGACCAGCGCCAACCCCAGCCACAAGGGCAGCACCTTGGACGTCACG GAGTTCCAGGAGCTGTGGCCTCATCTCTCACTGGTGGTGGATGGGGGGCCCCTGGGGGACACCCACAGCCCAGAGAGCCGCCTGGGCTCCACGGTGGTCGACCTCTCAGTCCCAGGCAAATTCAGAGTCATCCGGCCAGGATG TGCACTTTCACAGACTCTGGACATCCTGGTGGTCAAGTACGGCTTGACTCTGGAACCGCCTGGCTCCTGA